In Jatrophihabitans endophyticus, one DNA window encodes the following:
- the nudC gene encoding NAD(+) diphosphatase produces MTGPGDTPEAPPLARSAFDRAAHRRTDDDWLAAAWSRSRVVVVSPRSATPVGRDGRAEFRDPGAAPDGPRRFLGVVADVPYFAVTAPAPADADGWQTLRDIGAVSTDLEGALLATAIGLEQWHQRHGHCPRCGAATDEQQSGWVRICTVDGSHHFPRTDPAVIMLITDDSPGRELALLGRGHQWGAGRFSTLAGFVEPGESLEQAVAREVFEEVGVRVTDVRYVASQPWPFPASLMLGFEARLVGAADLTLDPVEMAEAGWFTRDEVRRAADWTDDLHTPLEGDGARLRGIPPHFSISRFLIDRWLADED; encoded by the coding sequence TTGACCGGTCCCGGGGACACCCCCGAGGCGCCGCCGCTGGCCCGCTCGGCCTTCGACCGCGCCGCGCACCGGCGCACCGACGACGACTGGCTCGCCGCGGCATGGTCGCGGTCGCGGGTCGTCGTCGTCAGCCCCCGCTCGGCCACTCCGGTGGGACGCGACGGTCGCGCCGAGTTCCGCGATCCGGGCGCGGCGCCCGACGGTCCGCGCCGGTTCCTCGGCGTCGTCGCCGACGTCCCGTACTTCGCGGTGACCGCGCCGGCGCCCGCCGACGCGGACGGCTGGCAGACGCTGCGCGACATCGGCGCGGTGAGCACGGATCTCGAGGGCGCGCTGCTGGCCACCGCGATCGGGCTGGAGCAGTGGCACCAGCGGCACGGTCACTGCCCGCGCTGCGGTGCGGCGACCGACGAGCAGCAGTCGGGCTGGGTCCGGATCTGCACCGTCGACGGCAGCCACCACTTCCCCCGCACCGACCCGGCCGTGATCATGCTGATCACCGACGACTCGCCCGGGCGCGAGCTCGCCCTGCTCGGCCGCGGCCACCAGTGGGGCGCGGGTCGCTTCTCCACCCTCGCCGGTTTCGTGGAGCCGGGGGAGTCGCTGGAGCAGGCCGTCGCGCGCGAGGTGTTCGAGGAGGTCGGCGTCCGCGTCACCGACGTGCGTTACGTCGCGAGCCAGCCGTGGCCGTTCCCCGCGTCGCTCATGCTCGGCTTCGAGGCACGGCTCGTCGGCGCCGCCGACCTCACGCTCGACCCCGTCGAGATGGCCGAGGCGGGCTGGTTCACCCGCGACGAGGTCCGCCGCGCCGCCGACTGGACCGACGACCTGCACACCCCGCTCGAGGGCGACGGGGCGCGGCTGCGCGGCATCCCGCCGCACTTCTCGATCTCGCGCTTCCTCATCGACCGCTGGCTGGCCGACGAGGACTGA